In Glandiceps talaboti chromosome 6, keGlaTala1.1, whole genome shotgun sequence, one DNA window encodes the following:
- the LOC144436482 gene encoding C-type mannose receptor 2-like → MKGREEADGAWGSPQSGNCCITSVGFMPDGSLVGVGTDQQLYTKPGYAVGEWSGPVANSGKVVDVAVMDDGTLLGVQPPKMTLVSRDGLNGQWKLVSKGMGVVRADVMPDGLVTATKYKVFSEQLSQAEASTACHNRGMQLAVVDSAEVQQTLVDLLKSQGLDGNVWISLHRFGDAGFTTMNGKTLDYTNWDIDEPNGNGRCGYLRSVKDYRWDDVSCDLKFYYACEPVETYKVFDEQLSQSEASTACHNRGMQLAVVDSADVQAILVGLLKNQGLDGNVWISLHRFGDAGFTTMNGKALGYTNWDVDEPNGNGRCGYLRSVKDYRWDDVSCDLKFYYACEPVETYKVFDEQLSQSEASTACHNRGMQLAVVDSAEVQGILVGLLKNQGLDGNVWISLHRFDDAGFTTMNGKTLGYTNWDIDEPNGNGRCGYLRSVKDYRWDDVSCDLKFYYACEPVETYIVFDKQLSQSEASTACHNRGMQLAVVDSADVQAILVDLLKNQGLDGDVWISLHRFGDAGFTTMNGKALGYTNWDVDEPNGNGRCGYLRYVK, encoded by the exons ATGAAAGGTCGAGAAGAGGCTGATGGTGCATGGGGTTCACCTCAGTCAGGCAATTGTTGTATCACCAGTGTTGGATTTATGCCCGACGGTTCACTTGTTGGTGTTGGAACTGACCAACAACTGTACACGAAACCGGGATATGCTGTTGGTGAATGGAGTGGTCCAGTAGCCAATAGTGGTAAAGTAGTTGACGTGGCAGTGATGGACGATGGCACACTTCTCGGTGTCCAACCACCAAAGATGACGTTGGTATCTCGTGATGGTTTGAACGGGCAATGGAAACTCGTCTCTAAAGGAATGGGTGTGGTTCGAGCAGACGTAATGCCGGATGGTC TAGTCACAGCAACAAAATACAAAGTATTCAGTGAGCAATTATCCCAAGCTGAGGCTTCTACTGCATGTCACAATCGTGGAATGCAGCTAGCAGTTGTAGACAGTGCAGAGGTACAACAAACTTTGGTTGATCTTTTGAAGAGCCAAGGCTTAGATGGGAACGTGTGGATAAGTTTGCATCGTTTTGGTGATGCTGGTTTCACAACCATGAATGGTAAAACGTTGGACTATACAAATTGGGATATTGATGAGCCTAATGGTAATGGTAGATGTGGTTACTTGAG GAGTGTCAAAGACTACCGTTGGGATGATGTTAGTTGTGATCTGAAATTCTACTATGCATGTGAACCTGTGg AAACATACAAAGTATTCGATGAACAATTATCCCAATCTGAGGCTTCTACTGCATGTCACAATCGTGGAATGCAGTTAGCAGTTGTAGACAGTGCAGATGTACAAGCGATCTTGGTTGGTCTTTTGAAGAACCAAGGCTTAGATGGGAATGTGTGGATAAGTTTGCATCGTTTTGGTGATGCTGGTTTCACAACCATGAATGGTAAAGCTTTGGGCTATACAAATTGGGATGTTGATGAGCCTAATGGTAATGGTAGATGTGGTTACTTGAG GAGTGTCAAAGACTACCGTTGGGATGATGTTAGTTGTGATCTGAAATTCTACTATGCATGTGAACCTGTGg AAACATACAAAGTATTCGATGAACAATTATCCCAATCTGAGGCTTCTACTGCATGTCACAATCGTGGAATGCAGTTAGCAGTTGTAGACAGTGCAGAGGTACAAGGGATCTTGGTTGGTCTTTTGAAGAACCAAGGCTTAGATGGGAATGTGTGGATAAGTTTGCATCGTTTTGATGATGCTGGTTTCACAACCATGAATGGTAAAACTTTGGGCTATACAAATTGGGATATTGATGAGCCTAATGGTAATGGTAGATGTGGTTACTTGAG GAGTGTCAAAGACTACCGTTGGGATGATGTTAGTTGTGATCTGAAATTCTACTATGCATGTGAACCTGTGg AAACATACATAGTATTCGATAAACAATTATCCCAATCTGAGGCTTCTACTGCATGTCACAATCGTGGAATGCAGTTAGCAGTTGTAGACAGTGCAGATGTACAAGCGATCTTGGTTGATCTTTTGAAGAACCAAGGCTTAGATGGGGATGTGTGGATAAGTTTGCATCGTTTCGGTGATGCTGGTTTCACAACCATGAATGGTAAAGCTTTGGGCTATACAAATTGGGATGTTGATGAGCCTAATGGTAATGGTAGATGTGGTTACTTGAGGTATGTCAAATAA